Proteins encoded within one genomic window of Mesorhizobium sp. AR10:
- the sseA gene encoding 3-mercaptopyruvate sulfurtransferase: MAEDSPFTVDADWLQKRLGEPGLTIVDASWYLPAQKRDARAEYEAAHIPGALFLDQDAVSDPDSKLPHTLRSPQHFAQYVGAMGISADDTIVVYDGPGYFSAPRGWWMFRVMGMFQVYILGGGFDRWKAAGRPVTAEPTKIAPCVFHVDFDASRVVGLAEMRQIVETRQSQIADARSPGRFAGSEPEPRAGIRSGHMPGARNVPTPVLSENGELLSKERLREVIEGAGIDLSKPIVTSCGSGITAAAITLALETLGHTDNRLYDGSWTEWGGLDDTPIVTGKE, encoded by the coding sequence ATGGCCGAAGACAGCCCTTTCACCGTCGACGCGGACTGGCTGCAGAAACGTCTTGGCGAGCCGGGCCTGACCATCGTCGATGCGTCGTGGTATCTGCCGGCGCAAAAGCGCGACGCGCGTGCTGAGTATGAAGCGGCGCACATTCCGGGCGCGCTGTTCCTCGATCAGGATGCAGTCTCCGATCCGGATTCCAAACTGCCGCATACGCTGCGGTCGCCGCAGCATTTCGCGCAATATGTTGGCGCGATGGGCATTTCGGCCGACGACACCATCGTCGTCTATGACGGTCCAGGCTACTTCTCGGCGCCGCGCGGGTGGTGGATGTTCCGCGTCATGGGCATGTTCCAGGTCTACATACTGGGCGGCGGCTTCGACCGCTGGAAGGCGGCCGGCCGGCCGGTGACGGCGGAACCGACCAAGATCGCGCCTTGCGTGTTTCACGTCGACTTTGACGCCAGCCGGGTTGTCGGCCTGGCCGAGATGCGCCAGATCGTCGAGACCAGGCAGAGCCAGATCGCCGACGCGCGTTCGCCAGGTCGTTTCGCTGGCTCGGAGCCGGAGCCGCGCGCGGGCATCCGCTCCGGTCACATGCCGGGTGCGCGCAATGTGCCGACGCCGGTGCTTTCGGAAAATGGTGAGCTTTTGTCAAAAGAGCGTCTGCGCGAGGTGATCGAAGGCGCCGGCATCGACCTGTCGAAGCCGATCGTTACCTCTTGCGGATCGGGGATCACGGCGGCTGCGATCACGCTGGCGCTGGAGACTCTTGGCCACACCGACAACAGGCTTTACGACGGCTCTTGGACGGAATGGGGCGGGCTTGACGATACGCCGATCGTGACGGGCAAGGAATGA
- a CDS encoding GNAT family N-acetyltransferase, whose translation MENGVLEDIEVTVTFLEMHAPPAYSPTVPYNRQIALLKSKDIPLHFYRYLMDRVGRKWHWVNVLRLSDEELSAGIHREDRDIRVLYLDGAPAGFFDLKPHLPEEVELAYFGMMEHATGQGIGRWFLGAAIAAAWSYGPKRVTVQTCTLDHPAALPLYQKLGFAPVAQKKEVVHPLPFLERSASVMRP comes from the coding sequence ATGGAAAACGGAGTGCTGGAAGACATCGAGGTGACGGTGACGTTTCTCGAAATGCATGCGCCGCCGGCCTATTCGCCGACAGTGCCGTACAACCGTCAGATCGCGTTGCTGAAGAGCAAGGACATTCCGCTGCATTTCTACCGCTACCTGATGGATCGGGTGGGCCGAAAATGGCATTGGGTGAACGTGTTGAGGCTGAGCGACGAGGAGCTTTCGGCCGGCATCCACCGCGAGGACCGCGACATCAGGGTGCTTTACCTCGATGGCGCGCCGGCCGGCTTCTTCGACCTCAAGCCGCATCTGCCGGAGGAAGTGGAACTCGCCTATTTCGGCATGATGGAGCACGCGACCGGGCAAGGCATCGGCCGCTGGTTCCTGGGTGCGGCGATTGCCGCCGCGTGGTCGTATGGGCCGAAGCGGGTGACGGTGCAGACCTGCACGCTGGATCACCCGGCTGCCCTGCCGCTCTACCAGAAACTCGGCTTTGCGCCGGTGGCGCAAAAGAAGGAGGTCGTGCACCCGCTGCCTTTCCTGGAGCGCTCGGCCAGCGTCATGAGGCCTTGA
- a CDS encoding OmpA family protein: MLTRRTLAVALIAAFAMPTLAFAQATTPSATTIERQLEAAPRVKLRPNQRVTIREFKRRPDLRRMARSIDIQSINFAFGSAAISESQYGKIENIADALDRILRRNPGARVLIEGHTDAVGSFQSNQILSEQRAASLKRTLVREFGVPGYALETVGYGEEFLLVQTQNENWRNRRVTLRRFDDFVR; encoded by the coding sequence ATGCTGACCCGACGTACACTTGCCGTTGCGCTGATCGCGGCTTTTGCCATGCCGACCCTGGCTTTCGCCCAGGCGACGACGCCGTCCGCCACGACGATCGAGCGCCAGCTGGAGGCGGCGCCCCGGGTAAAGCTGCGCCCCAACCAGCGCGTCACCATCCGCGAATTCAAGCGACGGCCGGATCTGCGCCGTATGGCGCGTTCGATCGATATCCAGTCGATCAATTTTGCTTTCGGCTCGGCGGCCATTTCGGAGTCGCAATACGGCAAGATCGAAAACATCGCCGACGCGCTTGACCGCATCCTGCGGCGCAACCCCGGCGCCCGCGTGCTGATCGAGGGCCATACCGACGCGGTCGGCTCCTTCCAGTCGAACCAGATCTTGTCCGAGCAGCGCGCCGCCTCGCTGAAACGGACGCTGGTGCGCGAATTCGGTGTGCCGGGCTATGCGCTGGAAACCGTCGGCTATGGCGAGGAGTTCCTGCTGGTGCAGACGCAGAACGAGAACTGGCGCAATCGCCGGGTGACACTGCGCCGCTTCGACGATTTCGTCAGGTAA
- a CDS encoding DUF1203 domain-containing protein, giving the protein MTIQFKALPTEDVRALQRGAPDAYGRTPERQISDGDGVPCRHCLRNVAAGDAYLVLAYRPFPELQPYAETGPIFLHAEECERTAGGEMIPEMLESSDYIVRGYGKDDRIVYGSGGVIPTQAIAARAGALFERDDIAYVHVRSARNNCYQCRIERA; this is encoded by the coding sequence ATGACCATCCAGTTCAAAGCCTTGCCGACCGAGGATGTGAGAGCCCTGCAGCGCGGCGCTCCCGACGCCTATGGCCGGACGCCGGAGCGGCAGATATCGGACGGCGATGGTGTGCCATGCCGTCACTGCCTCAGGAATGTCGCTGCCGGCGATGCCTATCTCGTCCTGGCTTATCGGCCGTTTCCTGAGCTTCAGCCTTATGCCGAGACCGGGCCGATCTTCCTGCATGCCGAGGAATGCGAACGCACCGCCGGGGGGGAAATGATTCCCGAAATGCTCGAAAGCAGCGACTATATCGTGCGCGGCTATGGCAAGGACGACCGCATTGTCTATGGCAGTGGCGGGGTCATCCCGACACAGGCTATCGCGGCGCGGGCAGGGGCCTTGTTCGAGCGCGACGACATCGCCTATGTCCACGTCCGCTCGGCGCGCAACAATTGCTATCAATGCAGGATCGAGCGCGCCTGA
- a CDS encoding outer membrane protein — protein MFMRTSAKSILLSAVSIVALASTALAADVVAPVESSGFNWSGVYVGFGVGAGANVHELGSDFIPGLSLNGIGGEGVYGEATVGYDYMVSPRFLLGGLLDAHFGNIETTLDVVGLNASIQETYGFDAGLRAGYLFTPNTLGYVLGGYSWQKYKLDTNAGFDLDWDQSGYFLGAGVETAINSNWTIKTEYRYTRFGTANILSDLGVPDGVLNTDTSRHTFQVAANYRFGAQNGSAASFETPAYNWTGFYIGGAGGAGASVHQFNIPGLEFNGLGGEGVFGELNAGYDHDFGSWVAGVMVDARYSGMTSELELFGGSINLDTDYGFDVLGRVGMKVNESTLAYVLGGYSWQHFDLNASAPIGDILDWGSSGFSVGGGLETAVSSNMTVGLEYRYSQFAKKDFSADIGAPDDFLTSTPSFHTVRIGAKYKFN, from the coding sequence ATGTTCATGCGAACTTCTGCAAAATCTATTCTTCTCAGCGCCGTTTCGATCGTGGCGCTGGCGTCTACCGCGCTTGCGGCGGATGTAGTTGCTCCCGTAGAATCGTCTGGGTTCAACTGGAGCGGCGTTTATGTCGGCTTCGGTGTCGGCGCCGGCGCCAACGTGCATGAGCTGGGCAGCGACTTCATTCCCGGCCTGTCGTTGAACGGCATTGGTGGCGAAGGCGTCTACGGCGAAGCAACGGTTGGGTATGACTATATGGTTTCGCCGCGCTTCCTGCTCGGCGGCCTGCTCGACGCGCATTTCGGCAACATCGAAACCACCTTGGATGTGGTCGGGTTGAACGCCTCGATCCAGGAAACTTACGGCTTTGATGCCGGCTTGCGCGCGGGTTATCTCTTCACACCGAATACGCTGGGCTATGTCCTCGGCGGCTATTCTTGGCAGAAGTACAAACTCGACACCAATGCAGGCTTTGACCTCGATTGGGATCAGAGCGGCTATTTCCTGGGGGCGGGCGTCGAGACGGCCATCAACAGCAATTGGACGATCAAGACCGAATATCGTTACACCCGCTTTGGCACGGCGAACATCCTCTCCGACCTCGGTGTTCCGGACGGCGTCCTTAACACAGACACGTCGAGGCACACGTTCCAGGTCGCAGCCAACTATCGTTTCGGCGCCCAGAACGGCAGTGCCGCTTCTTTTGAAACACCCGCCTACAACTGGACCGGCTTCTACATTGGTGGCGCTGGCGGTGCAGGCGCTTCGGTGCATCAGTTCAATATTCCCGGCCTGGAGTTCAACGGTCTTGGTGGCGAGGGCGTCTTTGGTGAACTGAACGCTGGCTACGATCATGATTTCGGCAGCTGGGTTGCAGGTGTGATGGTCGATGCCCGATATTCGGGCATGACCTCGGAACTGGAACTCTTTGGCGGGTCGATCAATCTGGATACCGACTACGGTTTCGATGTCCTTGGCCGCGTTGGTATGAAGGTCAACGAATCGACCCTTGCGTATGTGCTCGGCGGCTACAGCTGGCAGCATTTCGATTTGAATGCCTCCGCGCCGATTGGCGATATCCTCGATTGGGGTTCGAGCGGCTTCTCTGTGGGTGGTGGTCTCGAAACGGCAGTGTCCAGCAACATGACCGTCGGGCTCGAATATCGCTATTCGCAGTTCGCTAAGAAGGATTTTTCTGCGGATATCGGGGCCCCTGACGATTTCCTCACGTCCACGCCTTCCTTCCACACCGTGCGCATCGGCGCGAAGTACAAATTCAACTAA
- the ald gene encoding alanine dehydrogenase, with the protein MRVGCPREIKNHEYRVGLTPGSVREYVAHGHEVLVETGAGAGIGADDNAYRATGATIAKTAADVFAKSDMIVKVKEPQPNEWVQLRGGQILYTYLHLAPDPEQTKGLLASGVTAIAYETVTDDRGGLPLLAPMSEVAGRLSIQAGATALQKANGGRGVLLGGVPGVLPGKVTVLGGGVVGLHAARMAVGLGADVTIIDRSIPRLRQLDDIFGGRVHTRYSTVEALEEECFSADIVIGAVLIPGAAAPKLVSREMLSGMKKGAVLVDVAIDQGGCFETSHATTHAEPTYEVDGVIHYCVANMPGAVPVTSAHALNNATLHYGLQLADKGLNALVDDHHLRNGLNVHKGKITNRAVAEALGYELVEPKAVLAA; encoded by the coding sequence ATGCGCGTCGGCTGCCCCCGGGAAATCAAGAACCACGAATACCGCGTCGGCCTCACGCCTGGCTCGGTCCGCGAATATGTCGCTCACGGTCATGAAGTGCTGGTCGAGACCGGGGCCGGGGCCGGCATCGGCGCCGACGACAACGCCTACCGCGCTACCGGCGCCACCATCGCCAAGACGGCCGCTGACGTGTTTGCCAAGTCAGACATGATCGTCAAGGTCAAGGAACCGCAGCCCAATGAATGGGTTCAGCTGCGTGGCGGCCAGATCCTCTACACCTATCTCCATCTCGCTCCCGATCCGGAGCAGACCAAGGGCCTGCTGGCTTCCGGCGTCACCGCAATCGCCTACGAGACCGTCACCGACGATCGCGGCGGTCTGCCGTTGCTGGCGCCAATGTCGGAAGTTGCCGGGCGTCTGTCGATCCAGGCCGGCGCTACGGCGCTGCAAAAGGCCAATGGCGGCCGTGGTGTGCTGCTCGGCGGCGTGCCCGGCGTGCTGCCCGGCAAGGTCACCGTGCTAGGTGGCGGTGTCGTCGGCCTGCATGCCGCCAGGATGGCGGTTGGCCTCGGCGCCGACGTCACCATCATCGACCGTTCCATCCCGCGCCTGCGCCAACTCGACGACATCTTTGGCGGCCGCGTCCACACCCGCTATTCGACCGTCGAGGCGCTCGAAGAGGAATGTTTTTCGGCCGACATCGTCATCGGCGCCGTGCTGATCCCCGGTGCTGCCGCGCCGAAACTCGTTTCGCGCGAAATGCTGTCCGGCATGAAAAAGGGCGCCGTTCTCGTCGATGTCGCCATCGATCAGGGCGGTTGCTTCGAGACCTCGCATGCCACCACCCATGCCGAGCCGACCTACGAGGTCGACGGCGTCATCCACTATTGCGTTGCCAACATGCCGGGCGCGGTGCCGGTCACTTCGGCTCATGCCCTCAACAACGCAACGCTGCATTACGGCCTGCAGCTCGCCGACAAGGGCTTGAACGCGCTGGTTGACGACCACCACCTGCGCAACGGTCTCAATGTACACAAGGGCAAGATCACCAATCGCGCGGTCGCCGAGGCGCTCGGCTATGAGCTGGTCGAGCCGAAGGCGGTCCTGGCGGCCTGA
- a CDS encoding Lrp/AsnC family transcriptional regulator encodes MPLDRIDIAILETLQKDGRIPNAALAEKVGLSQSACSRRLDNLEKSGTIRGYHARLSNAALGHQMTAIVHISLSGQFEKTLSDFEAAIKRCPNVLSCHLMSGEYDYILRIAAKDLVDYERIHKEWLSAMPHVTKINSSFALREIVDRTAMGMKPELA; translated from the coding sequence ATGCCGCTCGACAGGATCGATATCGCCATTCTCGAGACATTGCAGAAGGATGGCCGGATACCCAATGCAGCTCTTGCCGAGAAGGTTGGCCTCTCCCAGTCGGCCTGTTCACGGCGGCTGGACAATCTGGAAAAGTCCGGAACCATCCGCGGCTATCATGCCCGGCTTTCCAATGCAGCACTTGGCCACCAGATGACGGCAATCGTGCATATATCGCTGTCGGGGCAATTCGAGAAGACGCTGTCGGATTTCGAGGCAGCGATAAAGCGCTGCCCGAATGTCCTGTCCTGCCACCTGATGTCGGGCGAATACGACTATATCCTGCGCATCGCAGCGAAGGATCTCGTCGACTATGAACGCATCCACAAGGAGTGGCTGTCGGCCATGCCGCATGTGACGAAGATCAACTCGTCCTTTGCCTTGCGCGAGATCGTCGACCGGACGGCAATGGGGATGAAGCCGGAACTCGCCTAG
- a CDS encoding 5-formyltetrahydrofolate cyclo-ligase — MANDRDDEAPAQYSSPPCFMHELDPEFRMPLSDWTDVRRWRKAERERLIAARLAVSADARTSMSHRIAEGLDAVIGNIAGRMVSLYWPFRGEPDLRSWMASINERGGRTALPVVIEKGQPLIFRAYVPGDRLEKGVWNIPIPAEGDPVLPDIVISPIVGIDPGQYRLGYGGGFFDRTLAAMPFKPLVIGVGYELQRIATIYPQPHDIPMDRVVTEASKA; from the coding sequence ATGGCGAACGATCGTGACGACGAAGCTCCGGCACAGTACTCTTCGCCGCCTTGTTTTATGCACGAACTCGATCCGGAATTCCGCATGCCTCTGTCCGACTGGACCGACGTAAGGCGATGGCGCAAGGCTGAGCGCGAGCGGCTGATCGCAGCCCGCCTGGCCGTTTCCGCTGACGCTCGGACATCCATGTCGCATCGCATCGCCGAGGGTCTTGATGCGGTGATCGGCAACATCGCCGGCCGCATGGTCAGCCTCTACTGGCCGTTCCGTGGCGAGCCGGACCTGCGGTCCTGGATGGCTTCCATCAACGAACGCGGCGGCCGCACGGCATTGCCGGTCGTCATCGAGAAGGGTCAGCCACTGATCTTCCGTGCCTACGTGCCGGGCGACCGGTTGGAAAAGGGCGTCTGGAACATTCCGATACCGGCTGAAGGCGACCCGGTTCTGCCCGACATCGTCATTTCGCCGATCGTCGGTATCGATCCCGGGCAGTATCGCCTTGGCTATGGCGGCGGCTTCTTCGACCGCACGCTGGCGGCGATGCCGTTCAAGCCGCTGGTCATCGGTGTCGGCTACGAACTGCAGCGCATCGCCACCATTTATCCGCAGCCGCACGACATCCCGATGGATCGGGTGGTCACGGAGGCTTCCAAAGCCTAG
- a CDS encoding NAD(P)/FAD-dependent oxidoreductase: MNEASHHVVVVGAGFGGLEFTRALGGAPVRITMIDKRNHHLFQPLLYQVATTALATSEVAWPIRHLLRKRKDVTTLLANVSGVDRTGKRVLFDDGNAIAYDTLVLATGARHAYFGHDEWEPFAPGLKTLEDATAVRRRILLAFEQAERETDPARRQALLTLAIVGGGPTGVELAGTIIELAHETLRGEFRNIDTRNTRVVLIEAGDRILANFAPQLSDYARKALERLGVEVELGRAVTRCDAEGVVFGDTTLPARTILWAAGVAASPAAEWLGAAADRAGRVLVEPDLTVPGSPEIFVIGDAAHVLRPDGRPVPGVAPAAKQAGWHVAATVKARLAGDTTPRPFRYKHDGDLATIGKRAAAIDFGWIKLTGWPAWWLWGLAHIYFLIGFRNRLAVSLSWLWIYATGQRSARLITQGDDDKG; the protein is encoded by the coding sequence ATGAATGAAGCCAGCCATCATGTCGTCGTCGTCGGCGCAGGTTTCGGCGGCCTCGAATTCACCCGCGCGCTCGGCGGCGCGCCGGTGCGCATTACTATGATCGACAAGCGCAACCATCATCTCTTCCAGCCGCTGCTCTATCAGGTGGCGACCACGGCGTTGGCGACCTCGGAGGTCGCGTGGCCGATCCGTCATCTCTTGCGCAAGCGCAAGGATGTGACGACGCTGCTCGCCAATGTCAGCGGTGTCGACCGCACCGGCAAACGCGTGCTGTTCGATGATGGCAATGCGATCGCCTATGACACGCTGGTGCTGGCCACCGGCGCCCGCCATGCTTACTTCGGCCATGACGAATGGGAGCCGTTTGCTCCGGGGCTGAAGACGCTGGAGGATGCAACTGCCGTGCGGCGTCGCATTCTGCTTGCCTTCGAGCAGGCCGAGCGGGAAACCGATCCGGCCAGGCGCCAGGCACTGCTGACGCTGGCGATCGTCGGTGGTGGTCCGACCGGCGTCGAATTGGCTGGCACCATCATCGAACTGGCGCACGAAACGCTGCGCGGCGAATTCCGCAACATCGATACGCGCAACACGCGCGTGGTATTGATCGAGGCCGGCGACCGCATCCTTGCCAATTTTGCGCCTCAGCTCTCCGACTACGCCCGGAAGGCGCTCGAGCGGCTTGGCGTCGAGGTGGAGCTCGGTCGCGCCGTGACACGCTGCGACGCAGAAGGTGTCGTGTTTGGCGACACAACGCTGCCGGCCAGGACAATCCTGTGGGCGGCAGGCGTCGCCGCTTCACCGGCCGCCGAATGGCTGGGAGCGGCAGCTGACCGGGCGGGCAGGGTGCTGGTCGAGCCCGATCTGACAGTGCCGGGGAGCCCGGAGATTTTCGTCATCGGCGACGCTGCACATGTGCTGCGGCCGGACGGGCGGCCGGTGCCCGGTGTCGCGCCTGCCGCCAAACAGGCTGGCTGGCATGTCGCCGCGACAGTCAAGGCCCGGCTTGCTGGCGACACGACCCCGCGCCCCTTCCGCTACAAGCATGACGGCGACCTGGCGACCATCGGCAAGCGCGCCGCGGCGATCGATTTCGGCTGGATTAAGCTCACCGGGTGGCCGGCCTGGTGGCTGTGGGGCCTGGCGCACATCTATTTCCTGATCGGCTTTCGCAACCGGCTTGCGGTTTCGCTGAGCTGGCTATGGATCTATGCGACGGGTCAGCGCAGCGCGCGGCTGATCACCCAGGGCGACGACGACAAGGGCTGA
- a CDS encoding SAM-dependent methyltransferase gives MAEHKGVASGGIALGDAIKLDELNFAEIVKGLPAKARMVLSAAMNLPRGSLKVRMPDGRAVLVGGKGPGPDAELVLKNWRLPGRAFAGGTIGVAESYMDGDWESPDVTSFLELFVVNSAIGERVAGGASWLIGTVQRIRHWFNENTRTGSKRNISAHYDLGNAFYKEWLDPSMTYSSALYATGANDLESAQAAKYRALAKDTGIGRKDHVLEIGCGWGGFAEFAAREIGCRVTGLTISREQHDFAKARIQKAGLADKVDIKLQDYRDETGTYDRIASIEMFEAVGEKYWPVFFGKMKACLKPGGTAGLQIITINENAYDTYRARPDFIQRYVFPGGMLPTPSILKSLGKDHGLAHLRERVFPDDYARTLAEWRQRFWGSWEKIVPLGFDDRFKKLWEFYLHYCEAGFRASYIDVRQVVYKA, from the coding sequence ATGGCAGAACACAAGGGTGTTGCATCGGGCGGCATTGCGTTGGGCGACGCGATCAAGCTCGACGAACTGAATTTCGCCGAGATCGTCAAAGGCCTGCCGGCCAAGGCACGCATGGTTTTGTCGGCGGCGATGAACCTGCCGCGCGGCTCGCTGAAGGTGAGAATGCCGGACGGTCGTGCCGTTCTCGTTGGCGGCAAAGGTCCTGGTCCAGACGCCGAACTGGTGCTCAAGAACTGGCGCTTGCCTGGCCGCGCCTTTGCCGGCGGCACCATCGGCGTTGCCGAATCCTACATGGACGGCGATTGGGAAAGCCCTGACGTGACCAGCTTTCTGGAACTGTTCGTCGTCAACTCGGCCATCGGCGAACGCGTCGCCGGCGGCGCCAGCTGGCTGATCGGCACCGTCCAGCGCATCCGCCATTGGTTCAATGAGAACACCCGCACCGGTTCGAAACGCAACATTTCGGCGCATTACGATCTTGGCAACGCCTTCTACAAGGAATGGCTCGATCCAAGCATGACCTATTCGTCGGCTCTCTATGCGACCGGCGCCAATGATCTGGAAAGCGCTCAGGCCGCCAAATATCGCGCGCTGGCCAAGGACACCGGCATCGGCAGGAAAGACCATGTGCTGGAAATCGGCTGCGGCTGGGGTGGCTTTGCCGAATTTGCGGCGCGCGAAATCGGCTGCCGTGTCACCGGGCTGACGATCAGCCGCGAGCAGCATGATTTCGCCAAGGCGCGCATCCAGAAGGCCGGGCTTGCCGACAAGGTCGACATCAAGTTGCAGGATTATCGCGATGAGACAGGCACTTACGACCGTATCGCCTCGATCGAGATGTTCGAGGCGGTCGGCGAAAAATACTGGCCTGTGTTCTTCGGCAAGATGAAGGCTTGCCTGAAGCCCGGCGGCACCGCCGGCTTGCAGATCATCACCATCAACGAGAATGCCTACGACACCTATCGCGCCCGGCCGGATTTTATCCAGCGCTATGTTTTCCCGGGCGGCATGCTGCCGACGCCGTCGATCCTGAAATCGCTCGGCAAGGACCATGGCCTCGCCCATCTGCGCGAGCGCGTCTTCCCCGACGACTATGCCCGCACGCTCGCCGAATGGCGTCAGCGCTTCTGGGGCTCCTGGGAAAAGATCGTCCCGCTCGGCTTTGACGACCGCTTCAAGAAGCTCTGGGAGTTTTACCTGCATTATTGCGAAGCCGGCTTTAGAGCCAGCTACATCGATGTCCGCCAGGTGGTCTACAAGGCGTAG
- a CDS encoding Dabb family protein: protein MIRHIVFFSARRKEDVEAVRTGLLALANIPHSSLFEVTLNTKVDPLSDAIDVVVYAEFKDDAALAAYKAHPLYAQTTSQVKPLRELRYSADVVSAA, encoded by the coding sequence TTGATCCGGCATATCGTTTTCTTCAGCGCGCGGCGCAAGGAAGATGTCGAGGCCGTCCGCACGGGCTTGCTGGCATTGGCCAACATCCCGCATTCCAGCCTCTTCGAAGTGACGCTCAACACCAAGGTCGACCCGCTGTCGGACGCGATCGACGTGGTCGTCTATGCCGAATTCAAGGATGACGCTGCTCTTGCCGCCTACAAGGCCCACCCGCTCTATGCCCAGACGACCAGCCAGGTCAAACCGTTACGCGAATTGCGCTATTCGGCCGATGTCGTGTCGGCCGCCTGA
- a CDS encoding VOC family protein → MTKTMPAHPLDHLVLPTASLDVARARLTSLGFVVAPTGVHPFGTENCCVFLADGTYLEPLAVGNEETATDAIAEGNVFVARDRVYRETRGNEGFSAVVLGTGNADADHRRYVQAGLSAGDVLSFSRAFTDAMGKSDTASFKLAFASDSGATDAFLFACERINAPDIDRTALQAHANGATGIVEVVAVSAAPADQRRLISIAANTEEGSGTAFDLPNATLTVLDPADFAARFGIPAGAPSKLLFAGVVFSARSAGVVAKLLAAGSIEHDIRGNDIVVQPAPGQGTGFIFRETR, encoded by the coding sequence ATGACCAAGACAATGCCGGCTCATCCGCTTGACCATCTGGTGCTGCCGACCGCGAGCCTCGATGTGGCGCGGGCGCGGCTGACCTCGCTGGGCTTTGTCGTGGCGCCGACCGGCGTCCATCCCTTCGGCACGGAAAACTGCTGCGTCTTCCTCGCTGACGGCACCTATCTCGAACCGCTGGCGGTCGGGAACGAGGAAACTGCAACTGATGCGATCGCCGAGGGCAATGTCTTTGTCGCGCGCGATCGCGTCTATCGCGAGACACGCGGCAATGAGGGGTTTTCCGCGGTGGTTCTGGGTACAGGCAATGCCGACGCCGACCACAGGCGCTACGTCCAAGCCGGCCTTTCGGCGGGCGACGTGCTGAGCTTTTCGCGTGCCTTCACCGATGCGATGGGAAAGAGCGATACGGCATCGTTCAAACTGGCTTTCGCTTCCGATAGCGGGGCAACGGATGCATTCCTGTTCGCCTGCGAGCGGATCAATGCGCCTGATATCGACCGCACCGCTTTGCAAGCCCATGCCAATGGCGCAACCGGCATCGTCGAAGTGGTGGCCGTCAGCGCGGCCCCTGCCGACCAACGCCGATTGATTTCGATCGCGGCGAACACCGAGGAGGGAAGCGGCACAGCGTTTGACTTGCCGAATGCAACCTTGACCGTGCTCGACCCGGCAGACTTTGCAGCGCGCTTCGGTATTCCCGCCGGCGCGCCGTCAAAACTACTCTTTGCTGGGGTGGTCTTTTCAGCCCGCAGCGCCGGCGTCGTTGCAAAGCTGCTTGCAGCCGGTTCCATCGAACACGACATACGCGGCAATGATATTGTCGTGCAGCCGGCGCCCGGACAGGGCACAGGTTTCATTTTCCGGGAGACAAGATGA
- the kdsA gene encoding 3-deoxy-8-phosphooctulonate synthase has product MSKPNSSVTVGNVVFGNAAPLTLIAGPCQLESRQHAFDMAGALKELTGKLGIGLVYKTSYDKANRTSLSATRGAGLDAALPVFDDLRKAFSLPVLTDVHTEEQCTIVAPHVDILQIPAFLSRQTDMLVAAAKTGKVINVKKGQFLAPWDMKNVVAKITDSGNANVLVTERGASFGYNTLVSDMRALPIMAEIGAPVIFDATHSVQQPGGQGGSSGGERRFVETLARAAVAVGVAGVFIETHQDPDNSTSSDGPNMVPLKDMPALLERLMAFDRVAKGH; this is encoded by the coding sequence ATGAGCAAACCCAATTCGTCCGTAACCGTCGGCAATGTCGTCTTCGGCAACGCCGCGCCTTTGACGCTCATTGCCGGCCCGTGCCAGCTGGAATCGCGCCAGCACGCCTTCGACATGGCAGGCGCGCTGAAGGAACTGACGGGCAAGCTCGGCATCGGGCTCGTTTACAAGACCAGCTACGACAAGGCCAACCGCACTTCGCTGTCGGCCACTCGCGGGGCTGGGCTTGATGCCGCACTGCCGGTGTTCGACGATTTGCGCAAGGCGTTTTCACTCCCCGTACTGACCGATGTCCACACCGAGGAGCAGTGCACGATCGTTGCACCGCACGTCGATATTTTGCAGATACCGGCCTTCCTTTCGCGCCAGACCGATATGCTCGTCGCCGCTGCGAAAACGGGCAAGGTGATCAATGTGAAAAAGGGCCAGTTCCTCGCTCCCTGGGACATGAAGAACGTCGTCGCCAAGATCACGGATTCCGGCAACGCCAATGTGCTGGTCACCGAGCGTGGCGCATCTTTCGGCTACAACACGCTGGTTTCAGATATGCGCGCCTTGCCGATCATGGCAGAGATCGGCGCGCCGGTGATCTTCGACGCCACGCATTCCGTTCAGCAGCCTGGCGGGCAGGGCGGCTCCTCTGGCGGTGAGCGCCGTTTCGTCGAGACGCTGGCGCGGGCAGCGGTTGCTGTCGGTGTCGCCGGCGTTTTCATCGAGACACATCAGGATCCGGACAACTCAACCTCTTCCGATGGCCCGAACATGGTGCCGTTGAAAGACATGCCAGCACTTCTGGAAAGGCTGATGGCATTCGACCGGGTGGCGAAGGGTCACTAG